In one Xiphophorus couchianus chromosome 17, X_couchianus-1.0, whole genome shotgun sequence genomic region, the following are encoded:
- the cwf19l1 gene encoding CWF19-like protein 1, translating to MGDQPVRVLVCGDVEGRLSSLFSRVQAIQKKTGQFDLLLCVGEFFGVTPEAEAEWQQYKTGAKKAPIQTYILGAASQETVKNFPNSDGSELAENITYLGRRGVFTGASGLQLAYVSGREAPQEPAPAHCFTSKDLSALVTSLTSSSKFRGVDILLTSQWPRGVWQYGNNPEVNTKSCGSSSIASLAHKLKPRYHFAALQGAHYERLPFRNHVVLQENAQHVSRFIALATVNNPAKKKYLYAFNIVPMKNMDPTELVKQPPDVTESPYRRSAKDKTETQKPPFSTTEEEEPVHQFFFDLSRNQGGAPRGHGRKRSSDGRGRDGHFQGQPKQPRRHPQPTGPCWFCLASPQVEKHLVVSIGTHCYLAVAKGPLTPRHVLILPIGHYQSVVELSSDVVEEMEKYKSALTDFYKSKGERCVLFERNYRSQHLQLQVVPVPLNRCTTDDIKEAFMVQAQEQNMELMEIPQHTDLKQIAPPGTPYFYVELDSGEKLYYRIQKNFPLQFGREVLASEAVLNIPTRADWKECKQSREEEDDGCKQLRDAFQPYDFAWDD from the exons ATGGGAGACCAGCCGGTCAGAGT TTTGGTGTGCGGGGATGTTGAGGGCAGACTGAGCTCTCTGTTCAGCAGAGTTCAGGCCATCCAGAAGAAAACAGGACAGTTTGAT ctgctgctatGTGTTGGGGAGTTTTTTGGAGTAACCCCTGAAGCTGAAGCAGAGTGGCAACAATACAAGACTGGAGCTAAAAAAG cTCCAATCCAAACTTACATCCTGGGGGCAGCAAGCCAGGAAACGGTGAAGAACTTCCCCAATTCTGACGGTTCTGAACTGGCTGAAAACATCACATACCTGG GTCGGCGCGGCGTGTTCACTGGCGCGTCAGGACTGCAGCTGGCCTACGTCAGCGGCCGGGAGGCCCCGCAGGAACCGGCCCCGGCTCACTGCTTCACCTCCAAAGACCTGTCGGCGCTCGTCACCTCGCTCACCAGCAGCTCCAAGTTCAGAGGCGTCGACATCCTGCTGACGTCGCAGTGGCCCCGAGGCGTGTGGCAGTACGGAAACAACCCG GAAGTGAACACAAAGTCATGTGGAAGCAGCTCCATCGCCAGCCTCGCCCACAAACTGAAACCGCGTTACCACTTCGCTGCACTACAGGGCGCTCACTATGAAAGGCTCCCATTCAG GAATCATGTGGTCCTCCAGGAAAACGCTCAACATGTCAGTCGCTTCATCGCCCTGGCAACCGTCAACAACCCCGCCAAGAAGAAG TATCTGTACGCCTTTAACATCGTCCCCATGAAGAACATGGATCCCACAGAGCTGGTGAAGCAGCCGCCGGACGTCACGGAAAGTCCTTACAGACGCTCGGCTAAAGACAAAACGGAGACGCAAAAACCGCCGTTCAGCACCACAGAAGAAGAG GAGCCGGTCCACCAGTTCTTCTTTGACCTGAGCAGGAACCAGGGCGGGGCCCCCAGGGGTCACGGCCGGAAGAGGTCCTCAGACGGACGAGGTCGAGACGGGCATTTTCAGGGGCAGCCCAAACAACCGCGCAGGCACC CGCAGCCTACTGGGCCCTGCTGGTTTTGCCTTGCCAGCCCTCAGGTGGAGAAACATCTGGTCGTCAGCATAGGAACACAT TGTTACCTGGCTGTGGCGAAAGGCCCGCTGACTCCCCGCCACGTTCTGATCCTGCCCATCGGCCACTACCAGTCTGTGGTGGAGCTGAGCTCCGACGTGGTGGAGGAGATGGAGAAGTACAAGTCGGCCCTGACGGACTTCTACAAGAGCAAAGGAGAGCGCTGCGTTCTGTTTGAGAGGAACTACAGGAGCCAACATCTGCAGCTGCAG GTTGTTCCCGTTCCGCTCAACCGCTGCACTACAGACGACATCAAGGAGGCGTTTATGGTCCAGGCTCAGGAGCAAAACATGGAGCTGATGGAGATTCCTCAACACACAGACCTCAAGCAG ATTGCTCCTCCAGGGACTCCTTACTTCTATGTGGAGCTGGACTCTGGGGAGAAACTTTACTACCGGATTCAGAAAAACTTTCCTCTGCAGTTTGGAAG GGAGGTGTTGGCCAGTGAGGCGGTGCTGAACATCCCGACGCGAGCTGACTGGAAGGAATGTaaacagagcagagaggaagaggatgacGGCTGCAAACAGCTGAGAGACGCTTTCCAGCCATATGACTTTGCCTGGGACGACTAA
- the LOC114160850 gene encoding CD9 antigen-like codes for MMVVGFLGCCGAIKESPCMLGLFFIFLLIIFAAEVAAGIWGLSNTHTVIEEVTEFYKQTFDNYKTTKQEALKETLRLIHFGLNCCGNTGSLFDAAKDICPKQEGLAVLVTTSCPKAIDEVFNNKLHIIGGVGIGIGVIMIFGMIFSMMLCCAIKRSREFV; via the exons ATGATGGTGGTGGGATTCCTGGGATGCTGTGGAGCCATTAAAGAGTCGCCCTGCATGCTGGGACTG TTCTTCATCTTCCTGCTCATCATCTTTGCTGCTGAAGTGGCTGCAGGGATCTGGGGactctccaacacacacacg GTGATAGAGGAAGTTACAGAGTTTTATAAGCAGACCTTTGACAACTACAAGACCACCAAACAGGAAGCGCTGAAGGAGACCCTCCGCCTCATCCACTTTGGG CTGAACTGCTGCGGTAATACAGGAAGCTTGTTCGATGCTGCCAAAGACATCTGTCCAAAGCAGGAAGGACTGGCCGTCCTCGTTACCACG agCTGCCCAAAAGCCATCGATGAAGTATTCAACAACAAGCTGCACATCATTGGGGGCGTTGGGATCGGTATCGGAGTCATCATG ATCTTTGGAATGATCTTCAGCATGATGCTTTGTTGTGCCATCAAGAGGTCCAGAGAATTTGtgtaa